One window of Microbacterium sediminis genomic DNA carries:
- the dnaN gene encoding DNA polymerase III subunit beta — translation MKFHVNRDVFSEAVSFVVKLLPQRNPQPILAGVLIEATEDGSLALSAFDYEASARTTIEANVDEPGTILVHGRLLSDIASRLPNAPIEMVTEEDGNIALSCGSARFALASMPVEEYPAIPEVTGESGLVPAEDFGTAISQVAFAASRDDVTPVLTGVQLEVSGTQLSLVATDRYRVALSDIEWDGSQDEAHALVPARTLQEVGKTFSHGGEISIAFSGSGDREIIAFTSGNKTVTSLLIKGNFPPVRRLFPAQTDHYAVVSTADLAEAVRRVSLVLDRSAPLRFTFTTSAVTMDASGGDQARASESVDAHLQGEDVTLGLNPQYLLEALGAVKSEFARITFTSSENANKLSPVLITSQTSVDQAGNDSFKYLLQPNLLLR, via the coding sequence GTGAAGTTCCACGTGAACCGTGATGTCTTCAGCGAGGCTGTGTCGTTCGTCGTCAAGCTTCTGCCGCAGCGCAACCCGCAGCCGATCCTCGCCGGCGTGCTGATCGAGGCCACCGAGGATGGATCCCTCGCCCTGTCGGCGTTCGACTACGAGGCCTCGGCACGCACGACGATCGAGGCCAACGTCGACGAGCCGGGGACGATCCTGGTCCACGGCCGGCTCCTGTCCGACATCGCCAGCCGTCTGCCGAACGCGCCGATCGAGATGGTGACCGAGGAGGACGGCAACATCGCCCTCAGCTGCGGCTCGGCCCGGTTCGCGCTCGCCTCGATGCCCGTCGAGGAATACCCCGCCATCCCCGAGGTCACCGGCGAGTCCGGCCTCGTGCCGGCCGAGGACTTCGGCACCGCGATCTCGCAGGTCGCTTTCGCGGCCTCGCGCGACGACGTCACCCCCGTGCTCACCGGTGTGCAGCTCGAGGTCTCGGGCACCCAGCTGAGCCTCGTCGCCACCGACCGCTACCGCGTCGCCCTCAGCGACATCGAGTGGGACGGCTCGCAGGACGAGGCCCACGCGCTCGTCCCGGCCCGCACGCTGCAGGAGGTCGGCAAGACCTTCTCGCACGGCGGCGAGATCTCGATCGCCTTCAGCGGCTCGGGCGATCGAGAGATCATTGCGTTCACCTCGGGCAACAAGACCGTCACCTCGCTGCTCATCAAGGGCAACTTCCCGCCGGTCCGCCGCCTCTTCCCTGCCCAGACCGACCACTACGCCGTCGTCAGCACGGCGGATCTCGCCGAGGCCGTGCGCCGCGTGTCGCTCGTGCTCGACCGTTCGGCCCCGCTGCGCTTCACGTTCACGACCTCGGCCGTGACGATGGACGCCTCGGGCGGCGACCAGGCCCGCGCCTCGGAGTCGGTCGACGCCCACCTGCAGGGCGAGGACGTCACTCTCGGTCTCAACCCGCAGTACCTGCTCGAGGCCCTCGGCGCCGTCAAGAGCGAGTTCGCGCGCATCACGTTCACCTCGAGCGAGAACGCCAACAAGCTCAGCCCGGTGCTCATCACGAGCCAGACCTCGGTCGACCAGGCCGGCAACGACTCCTTCAAGTACCTGCTCCAGCCCAACCTCCTCCTGCGCTGA